A genomic segment from Cyprinus carpio isolate SPL01 chromosome A22, ASM1834038v1, whole genome shotgun sequence encodes:
- the cfhl1 gene encoding complement factor H like 1 yields the protein MRVPVKLLGFGFWLFFFNCARCQECLREDIKYKNTEPIVKASYADGETLRVNCMTGYTGLYKLKCENGEWKSSIERPCAKKKCSHPGDTPNGNFELKEGTEFVFGATVVYTCMKGYEMTSRINQRTCRAKGWDNAVPVCEVVKCPAIRTDAEVTASGNTEDGRYGDVIHFECVSSDKMIDGSSDIHCEETGKWSDVVPNCKEVTCELKSTKFGVKTIIPYGQTIFRAGESVEITCSEKHWFFSTKETRKPFTCKDNGEWDYEPVCAVITCEVPHYQHVYYPNYYFSGDKKLGAIKSYRCESGYRQTAAEATCTRDGWTPKPLCAEMCAAPNIPNAEIQRGYQRPNYRINSRIQYKCHPEFEPEEPVQITCDSQAQWTGIQQCTKMPKLCLKLVLENGFIYIHPSNKEEIFYSCKTGYKPFTGNWWDSVTCRKASQFDEPRCIRKEECGALPSVHHGKLTLTLHDPETADVECDPGYMSTDRSIKCISGRWEKPVCKEVVRCGIPPNVQNAVITSKPEEFYPDGSNLTYVCRSSYLMSGESTVSCRNGTWEKTPTCQGQTTSCGPPPDVNNADPIGLKTEEYKTGERVEYSCFNKYTLDLRPPFSSYLTCEQGEWRGNIKCLSQTTSCGPPPHVEDADTIKLKKDEYNTRERVEYSCFNKYTLDLRPPFSKYLTCVQGEWRGNIKCLKPCTVTVEEMERRGIELAYANRQKMFAPHYDHITFVCQRGKDLADVRELRQQCNDGVMTLPECVRRGE from the exons ATGAGAGTTCCTGTAAAACTCCTCGGCTTTGGcttttggttgtttttctttaattgtgcCCGATGTCAAG AATGTCTTCGAGAggacattaaatataaaaacacagaacCAATTGTGAAAGCTTCATATGCTGATGGTGAAACATTGAGAGTGAACTGCATGACAGGTTATACTGGCTTGTATAAATTAAAGTGTGAAAATGGAGAATGGAAAAGTTCCATTGAGCGACCATGTGCAA AGAAAAAATGTAGTCATCCAGGTGATACACCAAATGGTAATTTTGAACTTAAAGAGGGGACAGAGTTTGTTTTTGGAGCAACAGTGGTGTATACTTGCATGAAAGG GTATGAAATGACAAGCAGAATCAATCAGCGTACCTGCAGAGCTAAAGGATGGGACAACGCTGTCCCTGTCTGTGAGG tgGTGAAATGTCCAGCCATTCGCACAGATGCGGAGGTAACTGCGTCGGGTAACACAGAGGACGGACGTTATGGTGATGTTATTCACTTTGAGTGTGTATCTTCTGACAAAATGATAGACGGAAGTAGTGACATTCACTGTGAAGAGACGGGAAAATGGAGTGACGTTGTTCCAAATTGCAAag AAGTAACTTGTGAGCTGAAGTCAACCAAATTTGGGGTGAAAACGATCATCCCATATGGACAAACTATTTTCAGAGCTGGAGAAAGTGTGGAGATCACCTGCTCTGAAAAACACTGGTTCTTTAGTACAAAAGAAACCAGAAAACCATTTACATGCAAAGATAACGGAGAGTGGGACTACGAGCCTGTTTGTGCAG TGATTACATGTGAAGTTCCACATTACCAGCATGTCTATTACCCAAACTATTACTTCAGCGGAGATAAGAAATTAGGAGCAATAAAATCTTACCGTTGTGAGTCTGGATATCGTCAAACAGCAGCAGAGGCCACATGTACACGAGACGGATGGACACCAAAACCACTCTGTGCTG AAATGTGTGCAGCACCCAACATCCCAAATGCAGAGATTCAGAGGGGATATCAGAGACCAAACTATAGAATCAATTCaagaatacaatataaatgtcATCCTGAATTTGAACCTGAGGAGCCTGTACAAATCACCTGTGATTCCCAGGCTCAGTGGACAGGCATTCAGCAATGCACTA AAATGCCAAAACTGTGCCTTAAATTAGTCTTGGAAAATGGGTTCATATACATCCACCCCTCCAACAAGGAAGAAATCTTTTATTCATGCAAGACGGGTTATAAACCATTCACTGGGAACTGGTGGGATTCAGTGACATGCAGAAAAGCATCTCAGTTTGACGAGCCTCGCTGCATCC GGAAGGAAGAATGTGGTGCTCTTCCCAGTGTTCACCATGgaaaactaaccctaacccttcaTGATCCAGAAACTGCTGATGTGGAATGTGATCCAGGGTACATGTCAACTGACCgctccataaaatgcatcagtgGTAGATGGGAGAAACCAGTGTGTAAGG aggtTGTGCGTTGTGGCATTCCTCCAAATGTGCAAAATGCAGTCATAACATCTAAACCTGAAGAATTTTATCCTGATGGATCTAACTTAACATACGTATGTCGAAGCTCATACTTAATGAGTGGAGAAAGTACGGTTTCCTGTCGCAATGGAACATGggaaaaaacaccaacatgtcaaG GTCAGACCACCAGTTGTGGGCCACCACCAGACGTGAACAATGCAGATCCAATAGGATTGAAAACAGAAGAATACAAAACAGGGGAGAGAGTTGAATACAGCTGCTTTAATAAATACACATTGGATCTGCGTCCGCCTTTCTCCAGTTACTTGACCTGTGAACAAGGAGAATGGAGAGGGAATATTAAGTGTTTAA GTCAGACCACCAGTTGTGGGCCACCACCACACGTCGAGGATGCAGAtacaataaaattgaaaaaagatgAATACAATACACGGGAGAGAGTTGAATACAGCTGCTTTAATAAATACACACTGGATCTGCGTCCGCCTTTCTCCAAATACTTGACCTGTGTGCAAGGAGAATGGAGAGGGAATATTAAGTGTTTAA AGCCCTGTACAGTGACGGTGGAGGAAATGGAAAGAAGAGGAATAGAGTTGGCCTATGCTAATCGGCAAAAGATGTTCGCACCCCATTATGATCACATCACCTTTGTGTGTCAGAGGGGCAAAGATTTAGCAGATGTTAGAGAACTAAGACAACAGTGTAATGATGGAGTGATGACTTTACCTGAGTGTGTGAGACGGGGAGAATAA